The following proteins are encoded in a genomic region of Streptomyces sp. NBC_01723:
- a CDS encoding alpha-1,4-glucan--maltose-1-phosphate maltosyltransferase: protein MPATHHSSPTEPDSTGADRTTSVGRIPVLDVRPAVRQGRRPAKAVTGESFEVSATVFREGHDAVAANVVLRDPRGRPGPWTPMRELAPGTDRWGATVTAGEPGTWSYTVEAWGDPVSTWRHHARIKIPAGIDTDLVLDEGVRLYERAAADVPGSEDRRVLLAAVEALRDETRPAATRLAAALTPEVDAVLARHPLRELVTSSDPLPLLVERERALYGAWYEFFPRSEGTPEQPHGTFRTAARRLPAIAAMGFDVVYLPPVHPIGTTHRKGRNNTLSATPDDVGVPWAIGSPEGGHDTLHPALGTFDDFDHFVRTATQHGLEVALDFALQCSPDHPWVHKHPDWFHHRPDGTIAYAENPPKKYQDIYPVAFDADLDGLVTETLRVLRLWMSHGVRIFRVDNPHTKPVVFWERVIGEINRADPDVIFLAEAFTRPAMMHTLAQIGFQQSYTYFTWRNTKQELTEYLTELTGDAASYMRPNFFANTPDILHAYLQTGGRPAFEVRAVLAATLSPTWGIYSGYELCEHTPLREGSEEYLDSEKYQLKPRDWAAAAREGRTIAPLVTKLNTIRRANPALHQLRDLHFHPTDKEEVIAYSKRQGSNTVLVVANLDPHHTQEATVSLDMPQLGLDWHESVPVRDELTGETYHWGRANYVRLEPGRSPAHVCTVLRPSHPQIGGSPTI, encoded by the coding sequence ATGCCCGCCACGCACCACTCGTCACCGACCGAGCCGGACAGCACCGGCGCGGACCGGACCACCTCCGTCGGACGCATCCCCGTCCTGGACGTCCGCCCGGCCGTCCGGCAGGGACGCCGGCCCGCCAAGGCCGTCACCGGCGAGTCCTTCGAGGTCTCCGCCACCGTGTTCCGCGAGGGCCACGACGCGGTCGCGGCCAACGTCGTCCTCCGAGATCCGCGGGGCCGGCCGGGGCCCTGGACGCCGATGCGGGAGCTGGCGCCCGGCACCGACCGCTGGGGGGCGACCGTCACCGCGGGCGAGCCCGGCACGTGGTCGTACACCGTGGAGGCGTGGGGCGATCCGGTCTCCACCTGGCGGCACCACGCGCGCATCAAGATCCCGGCCGGCATCGACACCGACCTGGTCCTCGACGAGGGCGTCCGGCTGTACGAGCGCGCCGCCGCCGACGTGCCCGGGAGCGAGGACCGGCGGGTGCTGCTGGCCGCCGTCGAGGCACTGCGGGACGAGACCCGGCCGGCCGCCACCCGGCTGGCGGCGGCGTTGACGCCGGAGGTGGACGCGGTGCTGGCCCGCCACCCGCTGCGGGAACTGGTCACCTCCTCCGACCCGCTGCCCCTGCTGGTCGAACGCGAACGCGCCCTGTACGGCGCCTGGTACGAGTTCTTCCCCCGCTCCGAGGGCACCCCCGAACAGCCCCACGGCACCTTCCGCACCGCCGCCCGCCGCCTGCCCGCCATCGCCGCCATGGGCTTCGACGTCGTCTACCTCCCCCCCGTCCACCCCATCGGCACCACCCACCGCAAAGGCCGCAACAACACCCTCTCCGCCACCCCCGACGACGTCGGCGTCCCCTGGGCCATCGGCTCCCCCGAAGGCGGCCACGACACCCTCCACCCCGCCCTGGGCACCTTCGACGACTTCGACCACTTCGTACGCACCGCCACCCAGCACGGCCTCGAAGTCGCCCTCGACTTCGCCCTCCAGTGCTCCCCCGACCACCCCTGGGTCCACAAACACCCCGACTGGTTCCACCACCGCCCCGACGGCACCATCGCCTACGCCGAGAACCCGCCCAAGAAGTACCAGGACATCTACCCCGTCGCCTTCGACGCCGACCTCGACGGCCTCGTCACCGAGACCCTGCGCGTCCTGCGCCTGTGGATGAGCCACGGCGTGCGCATCTTCCGCGTCGACAACCCCCACACCAAACCCGTCGTGTTCTGGGAACGCGTCATCGGCGAGATCAACCGCGCCGACCCCGACGTCATCTTCCTGGCCGAGGCCTTCACCCGCCCCGCGATGATGCACACCCTCGCCCAGATCGGCTTCCAGCAGTCCTACACCTACTTCACCTGGCGCAACACCAAGCAGGAACTGACCGAGTACCTCACCGAACTGACGGGGGACGCCGCCTCCTACATGCGGCCCAACTTCTTCGCCAACACCCCCGACATCCTGCACGCCTACCTCCAGACCGGCGGCCGCCCCGCCTTCGAGGTCCGCGCCGTCCTCGCCGCCACCCTCTCCCCCACCTGGGGCATCTACAGCGGCTACGAACTGTGCGAACACACCCCCCTGCGGGAGGGCAGCGAGGAGTACCTCGACTCCGAGAAGTACCAGCTCAAACCCCGCGACTGGGCCGCCGCCGCCCGCGAGGGCCGCACCATCGCCCCCCTCGTCACCAAGCTCAACACCATCCGGCGTGCGAACCCGGCACTCCACCAACTGCGCGATCTGCACTTCCATCCCACGGACAAGGAGGAGGTGATCGCCTACTCGAAGCGGCAGGGGTCGAACACGGTTCTGGTGGTCGCCAACCTCGACCCCCACCACACCCAGGAGGCCACGGTCTCGTTGGACATGCCGCAACTCGGCCTGGACTGGCACGAGTCGGTGCCGGTGCGCGACGAGCTGACCGGCGAGACCTACCACTGGGGCAGGGCCAACTATGTGCGCCTGGAGCCGGGCCGTTCGCCCGCGCACGTCTGCACGGTTCTGCGACCGTCCCACCCGCAGATCGGAGGGTCACCCACCATATGA
- the glgB gene encoding 1,4-alpha-glucan branching enzyme, whose translation MTPRPSSSGPDPKKTAAKQAAAKKTTDKQAAAKKAPSKKTAKTTEGAGTAKAGVKKAATKKATPKKATAKKPGARQVTAPAVEIAVSPSLDAVDRERLLAGTHHDPHSVLGAHRVPGGVAFRALRPYAREVTVLSSDLRVELHNDGDGFFSGLLPLREVPLHRLRVAYEETVQEVEDPYRFLPTLGELDLHLIGEGRHEQLWQALGAHPMTHDGVAGTRFTVWAPNARGVRVAGGFNFWDGTGHPMRSLGATGVWELFLPGVGAGELYKFEITRADGSRTFRADPLARATEVPPATSSVVHASHYTWGDQEWLARRADAPAHEAPMSVYEVHLASWRPGLTYRELAEQLPAYVADLGFTHVELMPVAEHPFGGSWGYQVTGFYAPTARLGDPDDFKYLVDRLHQAGIGVLMDWVPAHFPRDDWALAEFDGRPLYEHSDPLRAAHPDWGTLEFDFGRREVRNFLVANAVYWCEEFHIDGLRVDAVASMLYLDYSREPGQWTPNARGGRENLDAVAFLQEMNATVYRRVPGVVTVAEESTAWDGVTRATHHKGPSGFGGLGFGLKWNMGWMHDSLQYMSHEPVHRRYHHGEMTFSMVYAYSENYVLPISHDEVVHGKRSLVSKMPGDWWQQRANERAYLAFMWAHPGKQLLFMGQEFAQGAEWSEAHGPDWWLLDPEYGAAADHRGVRDLVRDLNTVYRTTPALWRLDTHPSGFAWVAGDAAEDNVLAFLRLDADGTPLLAVSNFAPVVRADYRLGVPDDIPAWHEVLNTDAARYGGGDVGNPDPVKPEPQGRHGRPASVRLTLPPLATVWLRPA comes from the coding sequence GTGACCCCCCGCCCCTCGTCCAGCGGTCCCGACCCGAAGAAGACGGCCGCCAAGCAGGCGGCCGCGAAGAAGACGACCGACAAGCAGGCCGCCGCGAAGAAGGCGCCCTCGAAGAAGACGGCCAAGACGACCGAGGGGGCCGGGACGGCGAAGGCCGGCGTGAAGAAGGCCGCGACGAAGAAGGCCACCCCCAAGAAGGCCACCGCCAAGAAGCCCGGTGCCCGGCAGGTCACCGCTCCCGCCGTCGAGATCGCCGTCTCCCCCTCCCTGGACGCCGTCGACCGGGAGCGGCTGCTGGCCGGCACGCACCACGACCCCCACTCCGTGCTCGGCGCCCACCGGGTGCCCGGCGGGGTCGCCTTCCGGGCCCTGCGGCCCTACGCCCGCGAGGTGACCGTCCTCTCCAGCGACCTGCGCGTCGAGCTGCACAACGACGGGGACGGCTTCTTCTCCGGGCTGCTGCCCCTGCGGGAGGTCCCCCTGCACCGGCTGCGCGTGGCGTACGAGGAGACGGTGCAGGAGGTCGAGGACCCGTACCGCTTCCTGCCCACCCTGGGCGAGCTGGACCTGCACCTGATCGGCGAGGGCCGGCACGAGCAGCTGTGGCAGGCGCTCGGCGCGCACCCGATGACGCACGACGGCGTCGCGGGCACCCGCTTCACGGTGTGGGCGCCGAACGCGCGCGGGGTCCGGGTGGCCGGCGGCTTCAACTTCTGGGACGGCACCGGCCACCCCATGCGGTCGCTCGGCGCCACCGGCGTGTGGGAGCTGTTCCTGCCCGGCGTCGGCGCGGGTGAGCTGTACAAGTTCGAGATCACCCGCGCGGACGGCTCGCGCACCTTTCGCGCCGATCCGCTGGCCCGCGCCACGGAGGTCCCGCCGGCCACCTCGTCCGTCGTCCACGCCTCGCACTACACGTGGGGCGACCAGGAGTGGCTGGCCCGCCGCGCCGACGCGCCCGCGCACGAGGCGCCGATGTCGGTGTACGAGGTCCACCTGGCCTCCTGGCGGCCGGGGCTGACGTACCGGGAGCTGGCCGAACAGCTCCCCGCGTACGTCGCCGACCTCGGCTTCACGCACGTCGAGCTGATGCCGGTCGCCGAGCACCCCTTCGGCGGCTCCTGGGGCTACCAGGTCACCGGCTTCTACGCGCCCACCGCCCGGCTCGGCGACCCCGACGACTTCAAGTACCTGGTCGACCGGCTGCACCAGGCCGGCATCGGCGTCCTGATGGACTGGGTGCCGGCGCACTTCCCGCGCGACGACTGGGCGCTGGCCGAGTTCGACGGGCGCCCGCTGTACGAGCACTCCGACCCGCTGCGGGCCGCGCATCCCGACTGGGGGACGCTGGAGTTCGACTTCGGGCGGCGCGAGGTGCGCAACTTCCTCGTCGCCAACGCCGTGTACTGGTGCGAGGAGTTCCACATCGACGGGCTGCGGGTCGACGCGGTCGCCTCGATGCTCTACCTGGACTACTCGCGCGAGCCGGGGCAGTGGACGCCCAACGCGCGGGGCGGCCGGGAGAACCTGGACGCGGTGGCGTTCCTCCAGGAGATGAACGCCACGGTGTACCGGCGGGTGCCGGGCGTGGTGACCGTCGCCGAGGAGTCGACGGCCTGGGACGGGGTCACCCGGGCCACCCACCACAAGGGGCCGAGCGGCTTCGGCGGGCTCGGGTTCGGGCTGAAGTGGAACATGGGCTGGATGCACGACTCGCTCCAGTACATGAGCCACGAGCCGGTGCACCGCAGGTACCACCACGGGGAGATGACCTTCTCCATGGTGTACGCGTACAGCGAGAACTACGTGCTGCCGATATCCCACGACGAGGTGGTGCACGGAAAGCGGTCGCTGGTGTCGAAGATGCCCGGCGACTGGTGGCAGCAGCGCGCGAACGAGCGGGCGTACCTGGCCTTCATGTGGGCCCACCCCGGCAAGCAACTGCTCTTCATGGGGCAGGAGTTCGCCCAGGGCGCCGAGTGGTCCGAGGCGCACGGCCCCGACTGGTGGCTCCTCGACCCGGAGTACGGGGCGGCGGCGGACCACCGGGGCGTGCGGGACCTGGTGCGGGACCTGAACACCGTCTACCGGACCACACCCGCGCTGTGGCGGCTCGACACCCACCCCTCCGGGTTCGCCTGGGTGGCCGGGGACGCCGCCGAGGACAACGTGCTCGCGTTCCTGCGGCTGGACGCCGACGGCACCCCGCTGCTCGCCGTGTCGAACTTCGCCCCGGTCGTCCGCGCCGACTACCGCCTCGGCGTCCCGGACGACATCCCCGCCTGGCACGAGGTGCTCAACACCGACGCCGCGCGCTACGGCGGCGGCGACGTGGGCAATCCGGACCCGGTCAAGCCGGAGCCGCAGGGCCGGCACGGCCGGCCGGCGAGCGTGCGGCTGACCCTGCCGCCGCTGGCGACGGTGTGGCTGCGTCCGGCGTGA
- the treS gene encoding maltose alpha-D-glucosyltransferase: MIVNEPVPDTFEDTPAKDRDPDWFKRAVFYEVLVRSFQDSNGDGVGDLKGLTAKLDYLQWLGVDCLWLPPFFKSPLRDGGYDVSDYTAVLPEFGDLADFVEFVDAAHQRGMRVIIDFVMNHTSDQHPWFQESRKNPDGPYGDYYVWADDDTQYADARIIFVDTEASNWTYDPVRKQYFWHRFFSHQPDLNYENPAVQEEMISGLKFWLDLGIDGFRLDAVPYLYAEEGTNCENLPRTHEFLKRVRKEIDAQYPDTVVLAEANQWPEDVVDYFGDYSAGGDECHMAFHFPVMPRIFMAVRRESRYPVSEILAKTPAIPSGCQWGIFLRNHDELTLEMVTDEERDYMYAEYAKDPRMRANIGIRRRLAPLLDNDRDQIELFTALLLSLPGSPILYYGDEIGMGDNIWLGDRDAVRTPMQWTPDRNAGFSSCDPGRLFLPTIMDPVHGYQVTNVEASMASPSSLLHWTRRMIEIRKQNPAFGLGTYRELPSSNPAVLAFLREAPPNGEGEDDLVLCVNNFSRFAQPTELDLSAFGGRHPVELFGGVRFPAVGDLPYLLTLGGHGFYWFRLRKDAV; this comes from the coding sequence ATGATCGTCAACGAGCCCGTGCCGGACACCTTCGAGGACACCCCGGCCAAGGACCGCGACCCGGACTGGTTCAAACGAGCCGTCTTCTACGAGGTCCTCGTCCGCTCCTTCCAGGACAGCAACGGCGACGGCGTCGGCGACCTCAAGGGCCTGACCGCCAAGCTGGACTACCTGCAGTGGCTGGGCGTGGACTGCCTCTGGCTCCCGCCCTTCTTCAAGTCACCGCTGCGCGACGGCGGCTACGACGTCTCGGACTACACCGCCGTGCTCCCCGAGTTCGGCGACCTCGCCGACTTCGTCGAGTTCGTCGACGCCGCCCACCAGCGCGGCATGCGCGTGATCATCGACTTCGTCATGAACCACACCAGCGACCAGCACCCGTGGTTCCAGGAGTCCCGCAAGAACCCCGACGGCCCCTACGGCGACTACTACGTCTGGGCCGACGACGACACCCAGTACGCCGACGCCCGCATCATCTTCGTCGACACCGAGGCGTCCAACTGGACCTACGACCCGGTGCGCAAGCAGTACTTCTGGCACCGGTTCTTCTCCCACCAGCCGGACCTCAACTACGAGAACCCGGCCGTGCAGGAGGAGATGATCTCCGGGCTGAAGTTCTGGCTGGACCTCGGCATCGACGGGTTCCGGCTGGACGCGGTGCCGTACCTGTACGCCGAAGAGGGCACCAACTGCGAGAACCTTCCGCGCACCCACGAGTTCCTGAAGCGGGTGCGCAAGGAGATCGACGCGCAGTACCCGGACACGGTGGTGCTGGCGGAGGCCAACCAGTGGCCCGAGGACGTGGTCGACTACTTCGGCGACTACTCCGCGGGCGGCGACGAGTGCCACATGGCGTTCCACTTCCCGGTCATGCCGCGCATCTTCATGGCGGTCAGAAGAGAGTCCCGCTACCCGGTCTCCGAGATCCTCGCCAAGACCCCGGCCATCCCGTCCGGCTGCCAGTGGGGCATCTTCCTGCGCAACCACGACGAGCTGACCCTGGAGATGGTCACCGACGAAGAGCGCGACTACATGTACGCGGAGTACGCCAAGGACCCGCGGATGCGCGCCAACATCGGCATCCGGCGGCGCCTGGCCCCGCTGCTGGACAACGACCGCGACCAGATCGAGCTGTTCACCGCGCTGCTGCTCTCCCTGCCCGGCTCGCCGATCCTGTACTACGGCGACGAGATCGGCATGGGCGACAACATCTGGCTCGGCGACCGCGACGCGGTGCGCACCCCGATGCAGTGGACCCCGGACCGCAACGCGGGCTTCTCGTCGTGCGACCCGGGGCGGCTGTTCCTGCCGACGATCATGGACCCGGTCCACGGCTACCAGGTGACGAACGTCGAGGCGTCCATGGCCTCGCCCTCGTCGCTGCTGCACTGGACCCGGCGCATGATCGAGATCCGCAAGCAGAACCCGGCCTTCGGCCTGGGCACCTACAGGGAACTGCCCTCCTCCAACCCGGCCGTCCTGGCCTTCCTGCGGGAGGCCCCCCCGAATGGGGAAGGGGAGGACGACCTGGTGCTGTGCGTGAACAACTTCTCGCGGTTCGCGCAGCCCACCGAACTCGACCTCAGCGCCTTCGGGGGACGCCACCCGGTGGAGCTGTTCGGCGGAGTCCGCTTCCCCGCGGTCGGCGACCTGCCGTACCTGCTGACCCTCGGAGGCCACGGCTTCTACTGGTTCCGGCTCCGCAAGGACGCCGTCTGA
- a CDS encoding glycosyltransferase family 1 protein, whose protein sequence is MKAIRRLTVRPVLPDPLRPLSDLARNLRWSWHPETRDLFQSVDPGCWASSGRDPVRLLGTVPPARLAELAEDRRFLRRLTAVADDLDHYMTGDRWYQAQSGRLPAAVAYFSPEFGITAALPQYSGGLGILAGDHLKAASDLGVPLIGVGLLYRHGYFRQSLSRDGWQQEHYPVLDPHELPLALLKEPDGTPAHVALALPGGRELRARVWLAQVGRVPLLLLDSDVEENDLGERGVTDRLYGGGSEHRLLQEMLLGIGGVRAVRTYCRLTGHAGPEVFHTNEGHAGFLGLERIAELCDEGLEFGSALEAVRAGTVFTTHTPVPAGIDRFDRELVARHFGPDSELPRIDVERVLRLGMETYPGGEPNLFNMAVMGLRLAQRANGVSLLHGGVSRSMFAGLWPGFDADEVPITSVTNGVHAPTWVAPEVFRLGARQIGAQRAEDAMTVGGSDRWDSVADVPDQDIWELRRTLREQLVEEVRERLRASWRQRGAGTAELGWIDDVLDPDVLTIGFARRVPSYKRLTLMLRDRDRLMDLLLHPERPIQIVVAGKAHPADDGGKRLVQELVRFADDPRVRHRIVFLPDYGMAMAQKLYPGCDIWLNNPLRPLEACGTSGMKAALNGCLNLSVLDGWWDEWFQPDFGWAIPTADGPGTDPDRRDAIEAAALYDLLEQRVTPRFYERAASGLPDRWIEMVRKTLSLLGPKVLAGRMVREYVERLYAPAAEAHRAMDPDSARGLAEWKARVRSAWSGVSVDHVETGSATALAELGATLGLRVRVKLGDLAPEDVEVQAVSGRVDSEDRITDASKVPLKPVGGPDLEGRWVYEGPLALDRTGPFGYTVRVLPAHRLLASGAETGLVAVPSDDLAQAAGLLMR, encoded by the coding sequence GTGAAGGCGATCCGTCGACTGACCGTCCGTCCCGTTCTCCCCGACCCCCTCCGGCCGCTCAGTGACCTGGCCCGCAATCTGCGCTGGTCATGGCACCCGGAGACCCGTGACCTCTTCCAGTCCGTCGACCCCGGGTGCTGGGCCTCGTCCGGCCGCGACCCGGTGAGACTGCTCGGCACCGTGCCGCCCGCGCGCCTCGCGGAGCTGGCCGAGGACCGGCGGTTCCTGCGCCGGCTGACCGCGGTGGCCGACGACCTCGACCACTACATGACCGGCGACCGCTGGTACCAGGCCCAGTCCGGCCGACTGCCCGCCGCCGTCGCCTACTTCTCGCCCGAGTTCGGCATCACCGCCGCCCTGCCCCAGTACTCCGGGGGGCTCGGCATCCTGGCCGGCGACCACCTCAAGGCGGCCAGCGACCTGGGCGTGCCGCTCATCGGCGTCGGCCTGCTCTACCGGCACGGCTACTTCCGGCAGTCCCTCTCCCGGGACGGCTGGCAGCAGGAGCACTACCCCGTCCTCGACCCCCACGAGTTGCCCCTGGCCCTCCTCAAGGAGCCCGACGGCACCCCCGCCCACGTCGCCCTCGCCCTGCCCGGCGGCCGGGAGCTGCGCGCCCGCGTCTGGCTGGCCCAGGTCGGCCGGGTGCCCCTGCTGCTCCTCGACTCGGACGTCGAGGAGAACGACCTCGGCGAACGGGGCGTCACCGACCGGCTCTACGGCGGCGGCAGCGAGCACCGGCTCCTCCAGGAGATGCTGCTCGGCATAGGAGGTGTCCGGGCGGTGCGCACGTACTGCCGGCTCACCGGCCACGCCGGTCCCGAGGTGTTCCACACCAACGAGGGCCACGCCGGCTTCCTGGGTCTGGAACGCATTGCCGAACTCTGCGACGAGGGGCTGGAGTTCGGCTCGGCGCTGGAGGCGGTGCGGGCCGGGACCGTGTTCACCACCCACACCCCCGTGCCGGCCGGCATCGACCGCTTCGACCGCGAGCTGGTCGCCCGCCACTTCGGCCCCGACTCCGAACTGCCGCGCATCGACGTCGAGCGCGTCCTGCGGCTCGGCATGGAGACCTACCCCGGCGGCGAACCCAACCTGTTCAACATGGCCGTGATGGGCCTCCGGCTGGCCCAGCGGGCCAACGGCGTCTCCCTGCTGCACGGCGGGGTCAGCCGCTCCATGTTCGCCGGACTCTGGCCCGGCTTCGACGCCGACGAGGTGCCGATCACCTCCGTCACCAACGGCGTGCACGCCCCGACCTGGGTGGCGCCCGAGGTGTTCCGGCTCGGCGCCCGGCAGATCGGCGCGCAGCGGGCCGAGGACGCGATGACCGTCGGCGGCTCGGACCGCTGGGACTCGGTCGCCGACGTCCCCGACCAGGACATCTGGGAGCTGCGCCGCACCCTGCGCGAGCAGTTGGTCGAGGAGGTGCGGGAGCGGCTGCGTGCCTCCTGGCGGCAGCGCGGCGCCGGCACCGCGGAGCTGGGCTGGATCGACGACGTCCTCGACCCGGACGTGCTCACCATCGGTTTCGCGCGGCGCGTCCCGTCGTACAAGCGGCTGACGTTGATGCTGCGCGACCGCGACCGGCTGATGGACCTGCTGCTCCACCCCGAGCGGCCGATCCAGATCGTCGTCGCCGGCAAGGCGCACCCGGCCGACGACGGCGGCAAGCGGCTGGTCCAGGAGCTGGTGCGGTTCGCGGACGACCCGCGGGTGCGGCACCGCATCGTGTTCCTGCCCGACTACGGCATGGCGATGGCGCAGAAGCTCTACCCGGGCTGCGACATCTGGCTGAACAACCCCCTGCGGCCGCTGGAGGCGTGCGGCACCTCCGGCATGAAGGCGGCGCTCAACGGCTGCCTCAACCTGTCGGTCCTCGACGGCTGGTGGGACGAGTGGTTCCAGCCCGACTTCGGCTGGGCGATCCCCACCGCCGACGGACCGGGAACCGACCCGGACCGGCGCGACGCCATAGAGGCCGCCGCCCTCTACGACCTGCTGGAGCAGCGGGTGACCCCCCGCTTCTACGAGCGGGCGGCGAGCGGGCTGCCCGACCGGTGGATCGAGATGGTCCGCAAGACCCTCAGTCTGCTGGGTCCCAAGGTGCTGGCCGGCCGCATGGTCCGCGAGTACGTCGAGCGGCTCTACGCCCCGGCCGCCGAGGCCCACCGCGCGATGGACCCGGACTCCGCCCGCGGTCTCGCGGAGTGGAAGGCCCGGGTGCGGTCGGCCTGGTCCGGAGTGAGCGTCGACCACGTGGAGACGGGCTCCGCCACCGCGCTGGCGGAGCTGGGCGCGACGCTCGGGCTGCGGGTGCGGGTGAAGCTGGGCGATCTCGCGCCGGAGGACGTCGAGGTGCAGGCGGTCTCCGGGCGGGTGGACTCAGAGGACCGGATCACCGACGCGTCGAAGGTGCCGCTGAAGCCGGTGGGCGGGCCCGACCTGGAGGGCCGCTGGGTGTACGAGGGCCCGCTGG
- a CDS encoding maltokinase N-terminal cap-like domain-containing protein → MPEAVTRTVTSPPGLLASLDPLLRDWLPRQRWFAGKGRPVTGFSLVAATDLLPADSRLGLHHVLVRAHQQSAPAAGAPEEPGDCYQLLIGTREALPPRLAPALIGHVTEGPSAGRTAYDALYDTRPAEVLLEAMRTGARIGGLRFEREEDREIRAGLVPRLMTAEQSNSSVVFGDTFILKVLRRIVPGVNPDLELPLALAREGSARVPAPAGWMTADLDGGTWVLGVLQPYLQGATDGWELALRELAKGEDFATEARALGRATAEVHTALARALPTVTLGHAQVRQLADGMIARLEEAARAVPLLRPYAPALRTAFTALGDLAAEGRTWTAQRVHGDLHLGQCLRSPTGRWSLIDFEGEPAKPLAERRLPQPTVRDVAGMLRSFDYAAHSAEAPVPGWAAGCRAAYCTGYAEAGGADPRTDPVLLRAYETDKAVYEVLYEARHRPDWLPVPLAAVRRLSAPEPA, encoded by the coding sequence ATGCCGGAAGCCGTCACACGTACCGTCACGAGCCCGCCGGGCCTCCTAGCGTCTCTTGATCCACTTCTGCGGGACTGGCTGCCACGGCAGCGCTGGTTCGCCGGCAAGGGTCGCCCGGTCACCGGCTTCTCGCTGGTCGCCGCCACCGACCTGCTCCCCGCCGACTCCCGTCTCGGCCTCCACCACGTGCTGGTCCGCGCCCACCAGCAGTCCGCCCCGGCCGCGGGCGCGCCCGAGGAACCCGGCGACTGCTACCAGCTGCTCATAGGCACGCGCGAGGCGCTGCCGCCCCGGCTGGCGCCCGCACTGATCGGACACGTGACCGAGGGCCCGTCGGCAGGCCGCACCGCCTACGACGCCCTGTACGACACCCGGCCCGCCGAGGTGCTCCTGGAGGCGATGCGCACCGGGGCCCGTATCGGCGGGCTCCGCTTCGAGCGGGAGGAGGACCGGGAGATACGCGCCGGCCTGGTGCCCCGGCTGATGACCGCCGAGCAGTCGAACTCGTCGGTCGTGTTTGGAGATACGTTCATTCTCAAGGTGCTGCGCCGGATCGTGCCCGGCGTCAACCCCGACCTGGAGCTGCCGCTGGCGCTGGCCCGCGAGGGCAGCGCCCGGGTGCCCGCCCCGGCGGGCTGGATGACGGCCGACCTGGACGGCGGGACCTGGGTGCTGGGTGTGCTCCAGCCGTACCTCCAGGGCGCGACCGACGGCTGGGAGCTGGCGCTGCGCGAGCTGGCCAAGGGCGAGGACTTCGCCACCGAGGCGCGGGCGCTCGGCCGGGCCACCGCCGAGGTGCACACCGCGCTGGCCCGCGCGCTGCCGACCGTCACCCTCGGCCACGCCCAGGTGCGGCAGCTCGCCGACGGCATGATCGCGCGGCTGGAGGAGGCCGCGCGGGCGGTGCCCTTGCTGCGGCCGTACGCGCCCGCTCTGCGCACCGCCTTCACCGCGCTGGGCGACCTGGCGGCCGAGGGCCGCACCTGGACCGCGCAGCGCGTCCACGGCGACCTGCACCTCGGCCAGTGCCTGCGCTCGCCCACCGGACGGTGGTCGCTGATCGACTTCGAGGGGGAGCCCGCGAAACCGCTGGCCGAGCGGCGGCTGCCGCAGCCGACGGTGCGGGACGTCGCCGGGATGCTGCGCTCCTTCGACTACGCGGCGCACTCGGCCGAGGCCCCGGTGCCGGGGTGGGCCGCGGGCTGCCGGGCGGCCTACTGCACCGGGTACGCGGAGGCCGGCGGCGCCGACCCGCGCACCGATCCGGTGCTGCTGCGCGCCTACGAGACCGACAAGGCGGTCTACGAGGTCCTGTACGAGGCCCGGCACCGTCCCGACTGGCTCCCGGTGCCGCTGGCCGCGGTCCGCCGCCTGTCGGCACCCGAACCGGCCTGA